CTACTCCGAAGGCACAGCGCATTCACATTGGCGGACTTGTGGTCGATATGGATACGTATGAGGTGGAGCGTGATGGCATATCTGTAAAGCTTACTTCCAAGGAATTTGGCATTCTCAAAATGTTTGTCACCCACCCTGGCAAAGTATTTACCAAGGCTCAAATCTACGCTTCTGTCTGGAATGATCACTATTACGGCGACGAAAATATCATTAATGTTCATATGCGCCGTCTGCGCGAGAAGCTGGAAGTTGACCCGTCCAATCCCCGGTATATCAAAACATTGTGGGGCATCGGTTATAAGCTGGAGGTGGACCCGGCATGACGTTGATCTTGGCCTGTTCTACCGGGATCTTGGCTCTCGTCGTCATTTTGTTGAGCGTAAGGCTGCATAAACGCAGTACCCATCTAACCTACATACATGAGAAATTGACCGCGATTATAGATAAAGGTACGTTTGAGCGGCTGCTTGTCTTCAACAGTGACCCCCAAATCAGCCAGCTCCTTAAGGACATGAATCAGTTACTGGATCATGCACATCGGGCTAAGGCGGGTTATGCCAATCAGGAGAAGGAGATGCGCAACATGCTCTCCAATATCTCACATGATCTGAAGACGCCGCTTACGGTTGTGCTTGGTTATAGTGAAACGCTGCTGCACAGCACTTCCCTAACAGATCAGGAGCGCATGATTATGACTGGCAAAATTCAGGATAAAGCGCAGGAGGTGCTACGTCTGATTCATTCCTTTTTTGATCTGGCAAAGCTGGAGTCGGGGGATATCGAGCTTGTATTGACCAGGGTCAATGTAAGCGAATTGTGTCGCTTGAAGATGATTTCTTTTTATGACATGTTAACGAATCTGGGGCTGCAAGTGGAGCTGTCCATTCCTGAAAGTGATGTCTTCGTGAAAGGCAATGAGGAAGCGCTGGACCGTGTGCTGGATAATCTGATTACTAATGCTATGAAATATGGAGCGGATGGTAAGGTACTTGGCCTTTCACTCGACTATTCAATAGGCGAACAAGTGACTCTTAGCATCTGGGATCGGGGCAAGGGCATTCCTGAACAGGAGCACAGCCGTGTATTTGAACGTATGTATACGCTGGAGGATTCTCGTAATCGTCTCTATCAGGGCAGCGGTCTGGGTCTGACCATTACGAAGCGGCTGGTGGAGCGGATGGGCGGAAGTATTGAGCTGCATAGCGTACCTTTTGTACGAACTGTATTTTCGGTTTCTTTAAAACCTTGTTAGGTGCAATTTGTAACTTTCCCCGTAAGCTTAAGGATTTTGTAAGATTTGATTAATAAAAAAGAAGAATTTTCTCTTTACAATACAGATATAAGAACCCGTCAGGGACGAACGTAAAGGAGAATATCAACATGACCTATATTGCGCGGACGATAGGTGTGACCAAGACGTATGCAGGGACAGAGGTTGTATCAAACGTCAATATGAGTATCAAGCAAGGGGAGATTTACGGGTTTCTTGGTCCGAATGGAGCGGGGAAAACAACAATGATGAAGATGCTCACCAACCTGGTGAAGCCGACTGTAGGCGAGATTGAGTTGTTCGGTGAAAAGCTCACCCCTACTTCTTATGAATTGCTGAAACGAATGGGCAGCATCATTGAATATCCTTTCTTCTACGATAAGTTGTCCGCCAGGGAAAATCTGGAGCTTCATTGTGAATACATGGGATTCTATAACAAAAAGATCATTGATAACATGATGGAGAATGTAGGTCTCAAGGACACAGGCAAGAAGCCAGTTCGCGACTTTTCGCTGGGGATGAAACAGCGTTTAGGCATTGCTCGTGCGCTTATCACAACACCGGAACTGCTTATTCTGGATGAACCGATCAACGGACTCGATCCCTTAGGCATCAAGGAGATGCGTGATTTGTTCAAACGTCTCAGTTCCGAATATCGGATTACCTTGCTAATCTCCAGCCATATCCTTGGGGAAATTGAACAGGTAGCGGACACCGTTGGGGTCATTCGAAATGGGCGTCTGGTTGAAGAAATATCCATGGAGAGCATTCGCGGGAGCCACAGCGAGTATATTGAGCTGCAAACGATGGATTCGCGTAAAGCGACCTATGTAATGGAACATCAGCTGGGGTTGAAAAATTATAAATTGATCGATGACCATACCGTACGCATCTATGATCCAGGCGTTGCTCCATCGGAATTGACAGGCAAGCTGATCGGGCATGGCGTTGAGATTGAATCCATTTTCAAACGGGCACATTCATTGGAAGAACACTTCATGAACCTAATGAAAGGGGATGGGGACGTTGCTTAAACTGATCCAGCTGGAACTGCGCAAACATCGGTTTGCCCGAAATTTCAGAGCGGTAGGAATTGCCAATCTCGTCCTCATCCTGTTTCTCATCATGATTGGATTCACCGATCAGGGGGCAGAAGATTACGCTTTTGCAAATTACGATGTTTCCTTCATGTTAGTAGATACGTTTGCCAGAGCCGTATTCATTATTTTTGGTGGTGCGCTGATAGGGAAACTGATTATCAGTGAGTATCGAAATAAAACAATGAACGTCATGTTTACCTATCCGATCAAGCGCCATAAAATCATTGCAGCCAAACTGATCATCATCTTTGTTTTTACTTTCATGATGATTTTGTTTACCGATGTGCTGATGGGGGCATTGTTAGTTGTGGCAAACCACTTCTATGACTTCATTCCCGACACATTGACGATGCGTGAAGCATTGGTACTGTTGCTGAAGTACACCATTAGTTCCTTGTCCGCTGCGGGCATGGCCCTGATCCCTCTATTCTTTGGGATGCGCAAACATTCGGTCACGGCTACACTGGTATCATCCATTCTGCTTGTTTCTGTAGTATGTTCAGGATTCAACGGGCCAATGTTCTCCATCAATACACTTATTGTGCTTCCGCTGACCCTGGGGGCAATTGGACTGTGGATAGCTTCGCTGTCCATGATTCGTCTGGAGACAAAAGACGTGAACTGATTCCTTTGGAATCCATACTCCGTATGGCTTCACATGGCATTGACATCTGCTCTTACAAGGGATAGGATAATGTCAACTGAAGGACGAAGGAGAATGCAACTACCATGACGATTCCAAAAACATTAACAATCGCTGGTTCGGATACGAGCGGCGGTGCCGGGATTCAAGCAGATTTGAAAACTTTTCAGGAGCTTGGTGTGTATGGCATGACTGTGCTGACCACTGTTGTGGCTATGGAGCCTGACACGTGGGATCACCAGGTCTTTCCTGTGGAATTAAATGTAGTCGAGGCTCAACTGCGCACCGTTCTGGATGGCATCGGTTTTGATGCAATGAAGACGGGGATGCTGGGTTCTGTAGACATCATTGAATTGGTTGCGAAGCACATCCGCCGGAGCGGGCTGCCACAGATCGTTATCGATCCGGTAATGGTCTGCAAAGGTACGGACGAAGTGCTGCAACCTGAAAATACAGAAGCAATGATTGAATTCCTGTTGCCGGGTGCTGATCTGGTTACCCCGAACCTGTTTGAAGCTTCGCAGCTCGCGAAAAGTGGACTGATCCGCTCCAAGGAGCAGATGGAAGCTGCAGCAGCTGTCATTCACGATCATGGGGCGAAACATGTCCTGATCAAGGACAGAGGCGTGATTAACCCGGGCAAAGCGATGGATCTTCTCTATGACGGAACGAACTACGAATGGTTTGAAGCCGATGTTGTTGGCTCCGGATATACACACGGTGCAGGCTGCACCACATCTGCGGCAATTACCGCAGGTTTGGCGCGCGGTCTTACCGTGAAAGAGGCTGTTCGTGAAGGTAAAGCCTTCGTGACCAAAGCGATTGCTGGCGGATTCCCGCTCAACCGCTTTGTTGGCCCGACGTTGCATGTAGCACACCGACTGGAGAACCAACGCTGAGCGGTGCGCACATGTAGTGTGTAATCGCGGAGATATAACGTGGTCTCAGCCGAAAGTAGCTGTCAATGAGCAGGGGATTGCTCGTTGGCGGCTTCTTTTTTGTGCGAAAATGTATGGAATTTAGTAACTTCTGGTATATATTAATCGTATATAAGATGGAGTTCATTCCAGAACATGGCTGGACACACGGACGACACACGGAATCGTTATGTTAACAACAGAAAGCTAAAAGGAGAGTCGGCCATGGTCAGAACAGTGCTTCTGGTGGAAGACGAAAGCCGCATTCGTGAGATTGTGGCCGATTATTTCATAAAAGAACAATGGAACGTCATTGAAGCAGAACATGGGGTGGAGGCACTGGAATTGCTGGAACTGCATGAAGTGGATCTGGTCATTCTGGATGTGCTGATGCCGGAAATGGACGGATGGACCCTCTGTGGGCATATTCGTTCCCAGTCGACCGTACCTATTATAATGCTGACTGCGCGATCGGAAGATGATGACAAGATCCATGGCTTTCAGCTCGGCGTGGATGATTATGTAACGAAGCCATTCAGTCCTCGTGTGCTAGTGGCACGTGCAGAGACATTAATGAAGCGGGTGGAGGGTGCCGTTAGCAAGGAGCAGACCGTGATTCGGTTTGGAGGCGCAACACTCGATCCCTGGGCGCGGCGGCTTGAGAAGGATGGAGTCGAAGTGGAGCTTGCTCCCAAAGAATACGACCTGCTGCTGTATCTAACTCGCAATCAGGGAATTGTGCTGTCCCGCGATGCCATTCTTAACCGGGTGTGGGGATACGACTTTGAGGGCGACTCGCGTGTGGTCGATACCCATATCAAAAAGCTTCGCAGCAAGCTTGGAGATGAAGCCAAGTGTATCCGAACCGTTATCGGTACGGGTTATCGATTCGAGGCCGAGACATGAGACGTAACGGTGTAACGATGAAACTGTTTCTGGTCATGGCTGGATTTCTGCTTCTTCTATATGGAACAACCGTGATTGCCCAACTGGTCTGGTTCCCTGACTTTTACCAGCATCAGAAGATCAGCAGCATTAAGAAGAAATTAACGAAGTTTGAACAACAATACTCCGCTGGACATTGGAATGATGTGCAGTTGGCCAAGGAAACCGGGAAGTTCATGCGGCAGAATCAGTCGCATCTGGTTATCCTGACGAATACAGGCAAGCTGGTTAATGATCCATTTCACATTGTTCTTCTGCAAGAAGATGGCAAGCAGGTAAATATATCGCTGTCGTTGTTTATCAACAGCGAGAACGCAGGATGGCTTGCTTCACACTTGAAGTATGGTCAGCAATTGACCGTTACAGGCTCGGCAAGTGGCATGAATGATCCTATGGTCTATCCGCTCAAGATAAAGGATCAGAGCTCTGTGGTCAGCGGAACAGAAGATTTTCAGGAGTTAACGGAGCCGGTAGAAGAATGGTCAGGTACATTGCAGGACGTTGTTCTTCCCAACCTGGGAACATGGAGCCAGAGACAGGGTTTGCTTGTGCAGGCCTTGGATAGCCGCTTCCCACTATCTACGGAAGACCAGCTCCGTCTCGCCAATGGAAAAATGATTAATGAGGAATGGACCGACAGCTGGAGCGGTGTACGAAATGTGCTTACCATTGCTCCGGTGCACAGCGCCGGCCCCCAGCAGCAGCTCATTTTTTCCCTGACGTCTCTGCAGGAGATGAGGGAGGCGAGTGAAGCTACACAGCTATTTTATGCGTATTTTGGTATTGCAGCATTTGTGCTGATTGTGTTCCTTTCACTGCTTCTGTCCCGAATCGTCACCAAGCCGTTGCTTGCCCTGAACCATGTTGCCAAAAAGATGTCGACCCTTGATTTTACAGTGAAATCGCCCATCCGCCGCAATGACGAGATTGGCAGTCTATCCAACAGTCTCAACGCGCTGTCAACGACACTGGGTCAGACTTTGGAAGAACTAAGGCAGGCGAACAGTCAGATGCGTACCGATATGGAGATGAAGCAGCGAATTGAACAGCGTCAGCGGGAGTTTTTTGCCGATGCATCCCATGAACTCAAGACACCTATCAGCATCATCAAAGGGTACTCCGAAGGGTTGAAAGATGGAGTCAGTGAGAGTAAACGTGAGCGTTACATCGAGATCATTGCCGATGAAGCGGTCAAAATGGAAACGATGGTCGAAGAGATGCTGGATCTGGTACGGCTGGAATCCCAAGCGATTAAGCTGAACACCGATGCGGTGGCTCTTGGAGATATGATTGAAGATATTGCCGGTCGTCTGGGACCACAACTGAAGGAAAAGGAACTGGAGGTTGTACTGGTTTCCACCACAGAGCAGACCGTTGAGGGAGACCGCAGCAAGTTGGAGCAAGTCATCTATAATATGATGATGAATGCTATACGTCATGCTGTTCCTAAGACCGATATTGTGATTGAGATCAGCAGGCCGGAAGGGCAGGTTCGAATCTCCATCGAGAATCAGGGTGAGCAGATTTCGGAAGCGGAGCGCCAGTACATCTGGGAAAGATTCTACCGTGTGGAACGCTCGCGTAATCGCAAAATGGGGGGAACCGGTCTCGGCCTGGCCATCGCGAAGCAGATTCTCGATTTGCATGGATGCAGTTATGGTGTGGAGAACACGCCGGACGGAGTCCGTTTTTATATTATTTTTCCTAATGCTTAGTACGAAGGGGAGTCAAGTTTATGAAATCTTTACCGTCCATTCTAACGTTGGGCAACTTAACTTCAGGCATGCTGGCTGTGATTATGGCTATCCATGGCGAATTTGCACTGGCCGTGACGATGATCTGGGTAGCCATGTTCTTTGATCTGTTTGACGGGTTTGCAGCCCGCAAGCTGCATTGTGAGGGTGAATTCGGGAAGGCGCTGGATTCACTGGCTGACGTTGTGTCCTTCGGGACAGCACCCGTGCTGATCCTGTATTTGAACTCCATGAACGAGGTAAATGCGCTGGGTATGGCACTGACGGCATTATTCCCGGTTTGTGGTGCATTGCGTCTTGCCCGTTACAATTGCCAGAAGACAGCAAGCCATGGCTTTGTGGGCATGCCGATTACGTTTGCAGGTGGTCTTATGTCCTTTTTCGCGCTCTGGAGTCCTTATTTTACTCATGGTGTAGCCTATCTTGTCATTATCGTATTATCCGGTCTAATGGTTAGCCAAATCCGATTCCCGTCTCTAAAACAAGTGCTAGCCCCCCATGAGAAGGATATTGTGGAACCGAAATAAGGAGCGAGTCAGTATGGAATTTGCAAGAGAATTTATTGGTCAATACGGTTATTTCGCAATTTACGGACTGCTGGCTCTTGGCGTGATTGGCATGCCCATTCCGGATGAGGTGATGATGACCTTTGTCGGTTATCTCGCCTCCATCTCGGTGCTGAATTATTCGGTGTCCATCGTTGTCAGTTTTGGTGGAGCGTTTACTGGTGGTCTTCTGAGTTACACCATTGGCAAGAAGGCCGGTCGGCCACTGGTTGAGAAGTATGGTAAATGGGTTGGGGTCAACGCCAAACGGCTGGGCAGGGTGGAGTCCTGGTTTTTGAAATACGGGTACTGGTCTATCATACTGGGCTACTTCATTCCAGGCATTCGTCATCTGATGTGCTGCTTCTCCGGCATCAGCCGCATGGCCATAGGACGATACGTGCTTGTCTCCAGCATTGGCGCGTTTATATGGTGTGTTGTCTTTATATCGATCGGCTTTTACGTAGGTGTGTTAACTTAAAATGGGACAGCCTGTTATGAACAGGCAAGGATAAAGACCTCTTGTATATGGAGCGGTCTTTTTTTGTTTGTGTATTCATTGACTCCATTAAAAACGAAAAGCCCACCGCAATATGCACGGTGAGCTGATTATAAATTTTGTTTACCCGCTTAGATGGGATTCCTCAATCCCTTTTTCAACACGAGTTTCCCCTTTTTTGCGTGCAAAGGTGATTTTGAGCAAAGGTGGCGTAACCAGCGTTGTAACGATAACCATAATGACCACACTGGTGAAATACTCAGCATCGAGCAAGCCGGAAGCAAGTCCGGTAGAAGCGATAATAAGAGCAACCTCCCCCCGGGAGATCATCCCCGAACCAATAGCCAGAGAGGATGTCCGATCGAATCCAGTCAGTCGAGCACCCGCTCCGCCACCCAGAAGCTTGGTTACAATGGCAATGAGACTGATGACGATAATGAACCAGATCTGTGAACCCACGCCGTCAAAAGTTACATTCAAGCCGATGCTTACAAAGAAGACTGGGACAAAAATCCCGTACGCGATCGGCTCAAGCTTGGTTTCGACCTCATGTTTGAAGTTCGTTTGGGAGATGGCGATACCTGCCGCAAAAGCCCCGATAATGCCTGCAACCCCCATCCACTCGGCAAAGTACGAAAAGCCAAAACAAATGATTAATCCGGCCGTAATAACGGTCTCCGTGACCTTCAGCGGTGCCATCCACTTCATGATGCGTGGAACAAGGAACCAGCTGGCAGCGATAATCACTACAAAGAATAGCAGCTTCTTGCCAATAAGCAGCGAGATTGAAGTATCGGTTGCGCCTGTTCCGAGCAAACTCATCATGACTGCGAGGATGACCACAACGAGTACATCATCGACGACAGCTGCTCCAAGAATCGTTGTACCCTCACGAGAGCTGAGCTGATTCATGTCTTTGAGCGTTTGGACCGAGATGCTGACCGAAGTGGCACAGAACAACAGTCCAAAGAATAAAGCGTGTGTCTGCGACATGCCGAAAGCAGCGGCAGCTCCATATCCCCCGATGAATGGTAAAATGATACCACCCACGGCAACAGCAAAGGCTGCCTTCCAATTTTTCTTCAATTGTTCCAGATCCGTTTCGAGTCCGGCAATGAACATAAGCAGCAGTACTCCGATTTCAGCCATGTAATGGATGAAATCACTTTGTTGTACCCAACCGAGCAGAGCGGGGCCAAGAATAACACCAACAATCAATTTGCCCAGAACCGACGGCTGACCAAGTCTTACGGACAAATCACCAGCCAGCTTGGTGAAAATCAAAATAAGTGCAAGAACCAAAATAAATTCCATAGGTGTACTCCTCTCCAGCAGTAGCGTTTATAGGATTACCAGTCCAAGGGCGCATCATTCCAGGCCTCAAGAACAGAAAAAAGGCATAAAACGGCGCTTGTAATAGTGCCGCTTTATGCCTTAAAAAAGACAAGGAGGGCCCTTGGTGACAGGCTCCTCCAGTTCAACGCGTATTTGATTAATTGCATTAATTATACCACAAATACAGGATGGGGTAAACCAGTGAAGGTGTGCTTTTAATGAAATTGGCCTTATGTGGGCATTTTAAGGGTACCTGACGAGGCTTTTTGTTCAGAGTGTTGTCACTTAACAGTCGAGAAATGGCAAGATATAATGAGATAGAACATAGAAGTTAGGATATGAGGAGGATTTTTCATTGGGCAAACAGGACAAAGGGGAACGAAACATTCAATCCAATCAGATTGCCCCGACCAGTAATAAAAATTTTGCAGGTCTTATTATTACCATTTCCATTATCGCCAATGTCATTATTTTATTGTTGTTCTTTGCACCGTCGATCGGATACAAAGGCGATGTGGCCTTTGACATTACCGTGCTGCCGCGGTTTAACGCCGTGTTCAACAGCTTCACCTTCATCTTCCTGCTTGCGGCCTTGATTGCCATTATCAAGCGGAATGTAAAATTGCACAAACGTTTCATTCTTGCTGCATTTTCAACGACCCTGTTATTTCTCGTTACGTATCTGTCGTTCCACTATTTGTCTCCGGAAACGTCCAAATACGGCGGAGAAGGCATCATTCGTTCCATCTATTTCTTCATTCTGATTACACACAGCATACTGGCAGCCATTATTGTTCCGCTTGCTTTGTTCACTCTGGTATGGGGCTGGACGAATCAATTGAAGAAACACCGTAAAATTGCTCGTTGGACGATGCCAATCTGGCTCTACGTGAGTTCAACGGGTGTAGTTGTATATCTGATGATGGCACCTTACTATTGATAATTTCAAAAATCATGGGCATATCCGGCTCGCCTTGCGGGTAATGGTTTCATGGAAGGAGGATTCACGCTTATGTACAGAGTCGTATTGATTCGCCATGGACAGAGTATGTGGAACGTGGAGAACCGTTTTACCGGTTGGACGGATGTGGATCTGACGACCGATGGATACGGAGAAGCGCGTAAAGCGGGAAAAATCCTGAAGGAACAGGGTTTTGATTTTGACTACGCTTATGCTTCGGTACTTAAACGCTCCATTCGAACACTGGATATTGCACTTGATGAGATGGACCGGATGTGGATTCCGATCACGAAGACGTGGAAGCTGAACGAACGTCATTATGGTGCACTGCAAGGACTGAACAAACAGCAGACTGCGCTGAAGTACGGTGAGGAGCAGGTGAAGGAGTGGAGACGCTCCGTTAGCGTATCTCCCCCGGCCCTGGACGAAACAGATGAGCGTTATGTTCAGGATCAAGACAAGTATGAGCGGCTGGGCTGCACCATCCCGCGTACCGAGAATTTGATGGATACATCGAAGCGGGTCCTGGAGTATTGGAATGCA
Above is a window of Paenibacillus sp. E222 DNA encoding:
- a CDS encoding sensor histidine kinase KdpD; protein product: MTLILACSTGILALVVILLSVRLHKRSTHLTYIHEKLTAIIDKGTFERLLVFNSDPQISQLLKDMNQLLDHAHRAKAGYANQEKEMRNMLSNISHDLKTPLTVVLGYSETLLHSTSLTDQERMIMTGKIQDKAQEVLRLIHSFFDLAKLESGDIELVLTRVNVSELCRLKMISFYDMLTNLGLQVELSIPESDVFVKGNEEALDRVLDNLITNAMKYGADGKVLGLSLDYSIGEQVTLSIWDRGKGIPEQEHSRVFERMYTLEDSRNRLYQGSGLGLTITKRLVERMGGSIELHSVPFVRTVFSVSLKPC
- a CDS encoding ABC transporter ATP-binding protein; this translates as MTYIARTIGVTKTYAGTEVVSNVNMSIKQGEIYGFLGPNGAGKTTMMKMLTNLVKPTVGEIELFGEKLTPTSYELLKRMGSIIEYPFFYDKLSARENLELHCEYMGFYNKKIIDNMMENVGLKDTGKKPVRDFSLGMKQRLGIARALITTPELLILDEPINGLDPLGIKEMRDLFKRLSSEYRITLLISSHILGEIEQVADTVGVIRNGRLVEEISMESIRGSHSEYIELQTMDSRKATYVMEHQLGLKNYKLIDDHTVRIYDPGVAPSELTGKLIGHGVEIESIFKRAHSLEEHFMNLMKGDGDVA
- a CDS encoding ABC transporter permease, with protein sequence MLKLIQLELRKHRFARNFRAVGIANLVLILFLIMIGFTDQGAEDYAFANYDVSFMLVDTFARAVFIIFGGALIGKLIISEYRNKTMNVMFTYPIKRHKIIAAKLIIIFVFTFMMILFTDVLMGALLVVANHFYDFIPDTLTMREALVLLLKYTISSLSAAGMALIPLFFGMRKHSVTATLVSSILLVSVVCSGFNGPMFSINTLIVLPLTLGAIGLWIASLSMIRLETKDVN
- the thiD gene encoding bifunctional hydroxymethylpyrimidine kinase/phosphomethylpyrimidine kinase, with the protein product MTIPKTLTIAGSDTSGGAGIQADLKTFQELGVYGMTVLTTVVAMEPDTWDHQVFPVELNVVEAQLRTVLDGIGFDAMKTGMLGSVDIIELVAKHIRRSGLPQIVIDPVMVCKGTDEVLQPENTEAMIEFLLPGADLVTPNLFEASQLAKSGLIRSKEQMEAAAAVIHDHGAKHVLIKDRGVINPGKAMDLLYDGTNYEWFEADVVGSGYTHGAGCTTSAAITAGLARGLTVKEAVREGKAFVTKAIAGGFPLNRFVGPTLHVAHRLENQR
- a CDS encoding response regulator transcription factor yields the protein MVRTVLLVEDESRIREIVADYFIKEQWNVIEAEHGVEALELLELHEVDLVILDVLMPEMDGWTLCGHIRSQSTVPIIMLTARSEDDDKIHGFQLGVDDYVTKPFSPRVLVARAETLMKRVEGAVSKEQTVIRFGGATLDPWARRLEKDGVEVELAPKEYDLLLYLTRNQGIVLSRDAILNRVWGYDFEGDSRVVDTHIKKLRSKLGDEAKCIRTVIGTGYRFEAET
- a CDS encoding cell wall metabolism sensor histidine kinase WalK; this encodes MRRNGVTMKLFLVMAGFLLLLYGTTVIAQLVWFPDFYQHQKISSIKKKLTKFEQQYSAGHWNDVQLAKETGKFMRQNQSHLVILTNTGKLVNDPFHIVLLQEDGKQVNISLSLFINSENAGWLASHLKYGQQLTVTGSASGMNDPMVYPLKIKDQSSVVSGTEDFQELTEPVEEWSGTLQDVVLPNLGTWSQRQGLLVQALDSRFPLSTEDQLRLANGKMINEEWTDSWSGVRNVLTIAPVHSAGPQQQLIFSLTSLQEMREASEATQLFYAYFGIAAFVLIVFLSLLLSRIVTKPLLALNHVAKKMSTLDFTVKSPIRRNDEIGSLSNSLNALSTTLGQTLEELRQANSQMRTDMEMKQRIEQRQREFFADASHELKTPISIIKGYSEGLKDGVSESKRERYIEIIADEAVKMETMVEEMLDLVRLESQAIKLNTDAVALGDMIEDIAGRLGPQLKEKELEVVLVSTTEQTVEGDRSKLEQVIYNMMMNAIRHAVPKTDIVIEISRPEGQVRISIENQGEQISEAERQYIWERFYRVERSRNRKMGGTGLGLAIAKQILDLHGCSYGVENTPDGVRFYIIFPNA
- the pssA gene encoding CDP-diacylglycerol--serine O-phosphatidyltransferase: MKSLPSILTLGNLTSGMLAVIMAIHGEFALAVTMIWVAMFFDLFDGFAARKLHCEGEFGKALDSLADVVSFGTAPVLILYLNSMNEVNALGMALTALFPVCGALRLARYNCQKTASHGFVGMPITFAGGLMSFFALWSPYFTHGVAYLVIIVLSGLMVSQIRFPSLKQVLAPHEKDIVEPK
- a CDS encoding DedA family protein, translated to MEFAREFIGQYGYFAIYGLLALGVIGMPIPDEVMMTFVGYLASISVLNYSVSIVVSFGGAFTGGLLSYTIGKKAGRPLVEKYGKWVGVNAKRLGRVESWFLKYGYWSIILGYFIPGIRHLMCCFSGISRMAIGRYVLVSSIGAFIWCVVFISIGFYVGVLT
- a CDS encoding cation:proton antiporter yields the protein MEFILVLALILIFTKLAGDLSVRLGQPSVLGKLIVGVILGPALLGWVQQSDFIHYMAEIGVLLLMFIAGLETDLEQLKKNWKAAFAVAVGGIILPFIGGYGAAAAFGMSQTHALFFGLLFCATSVSISVQTLKDMNQLSSREGTTILGAAVVDDVLVVVILAVMMSLLGTGATDTSISLLIGKKLLFFVVIIAASWFLVPRIMKWMAPLKVTETVITAGLIICFGFSYFAEWMGVAGIIGAFAAGIAISQTNFKHEVETKLEPIAYGIFVPVFFVSIGLNVTFDGVGSQIWFIIVISLIAIVTKLLGGGAGARLTGFDRTSSLAIGSGMISRGEVALIIASTGLASGLLDAEYFTSVVIMVIVTTLVTPPLLKITFARKKGETRVEKGIEESHLSG
- a CDS encoding DUF420 domain-containing protein, translated to MGKQDKGERNIQSNQIAPTSNKNFAGLIITISIIANVIILLLFFAPSIGYKGDVAFDITVLPRFNAVFNSFTFIFLLAALIAIIKRNVKLHKRFILAAFSTTLLFLVTYLSFHYLSPETSKYGGEGIIRSIYFFILITHSILAAIIVPLALFTLVWGWTNQLKKHRKIARWTMPIWLYVSSTGVVVYLMMAPYY
- the gpmA gene encoding 2,3-diphosphoglycerate-dependent phosphoglycerate mutase, which codes for MYRVVLIRHGQSMWNVENRFTGWTDVDLTTDGYGEARKAGKILKEQGFDFDYAYASVLKRSIRTLDIALDEMDRMWIPITKTWKLNERHYGALQGLNKQQTALKYGEEQVKEWRRSVSVSPPALDETDERYVQDQDKYERLGCTIPRTENLMDTSKRVLEYWNAEIKPVVSAGKRVLISAHGNTLRSLVMHLDQMSEADVMALNIPTGIPLVYELDEDLHPIGHFYLTADGSTYKHEEMTHVAPPSD